From a region of the Drosophila virilis strain 15010-1051.87 chromosome 3, Dvir_AGI_RSII-ME, whole genome shotgun sequence genome:
- the ldbr gene encoding lariat debranching enzyme gives MKIAIEGCAHGELERIYETLQGIEKERNIKVDLLLCCGDFQSTRNVTDLQTMAVPRKYLDMCTFYKYYSGELVAPILTIFIGGNHEASNYLQELPYGGWVAPNIYYLGYAGVVTVNGIRIAGISGIYKGHDFLRGHHEFPPYTEKTCRSVYHVRQLEVFRLKQLSGEVDIFMSHDWPRGIQEYGNKAQLLRFKPHFAEDIESGQLGSRPLEELLKAVQPTYWFAAHLHCKFAALVPHNRNFRNKPLDADDSSSSSSSDSEGENEDKDGSSIQQEPVAMPFTKFLALDKCLPKRRFLQVLDIPTSESTEGKLTLEYDAEWLSILRTTNHLISVKDTNYYLPGKKAGSIEERCNFTPTAEELSHIRSKFKSLKVPQNFCRTVPAFDPVEEHNYKQMHIEQANAQLNPQCVEFCTILGIDDPLCLAMLANGKDLPPTGSILESSAEPELKHSPKEVPVEESCTFPEPLATPPKRKLNLSLPAPTAAAEPDRNVIDLPDEVDEEPAPPLNDSDDSKIEESTVNISICGSPNLKKLKRRNQSIYQAEDDD, from the exons ATGAAAATCGCCATCGAAGGCTGTGCCCACGGCGAACTGGAGCGTATATACGAGACTTTACAAGGCATCGAAAAGGAGCGCAACATTAAAGTCGATCTGCTTCTCTGCTGCGGTGACTTTCAATCGACGCGAAATGTTACGGATTTGCAAACAATGGCCGTTCCAAGGAAGTACCTGGACATGTGCACATTCTACAA ATATTACAGCGGTGAGCTTGTAGCGCCCATTCTAACGATATTTATTGGTGGGAATCACGAAGCCTCCAACTACTTACAAGAGCTGCCCTACGGTGGTTGGGTAGCACCAAATATTTACTACCTTGGCTACGCGGGCGTGGTCACTGTAAATGGCATCCGTATTGCGGGCATTAGCGGCATTTACAAGGGTCACGACTTTTTGCGCGGCCACCACGAATTCCCGCCGTATACGGAGAAAACATGTCGCAGCGTCTACCATGTCCGCCAGTTAGAGGTGTTTCGCCTGAAGCAACTTTCCGGCGAAGTGGACATATTCATGTCGCACGACTGGCCCAGGGGCATACAAGAATATGGCAACAAGGCGCAACTGCTGCGGTTTAAGCCACATTTTGCAGAAGACATAGAAAGTGGGCAGCTGGGCAGTCGTCCGCTCGAGGAGCTGTTAAAAGCTGTGCAGCCGACATATTGGTTTGCTGCgcatttgcattgcaaattTGCTGCACTTGTGCCGCACAATAGAAACTTTAGAAACAAGCCCCTGGATGCGGATGActctagcagcagcagcagcagcgatagCGAGGGTGAAAATGAGGACAAGGATGGGAGCAGCATACAGCAAGAGCCTGTAGCAATGCCTTTCACCAAGTTCCTGGCTCTAGACAAATGCCTGCCCAAGCGACGCTTCTTGCAGGTGTTGGACATACCCACCAGTGAGAGCACTGAAGGCAAATTAACGCTTGAATACGACGCCGAATGGCTGTCGATATTGCGCACGACGAATCATCTAATTTCGGTGAAGGATACCAATTACTATTTGCCCGGCAAGAAGGCTGGCAGCATTGAGGAGCGTTGTAATTTTACGCCCACCGCCGAGGAGCTATCACATATACGCAGTAAATTCAAAAGCCTCAAAGTGCCTCAAAACTTTTGTCGCACTGTGCCGGCGTTCGATCCCGTCGAGGAGCACAACTACAAGCAAATGCACATTGAGCAGGCAAATGCACAGCTGAATCCACAGTGCGTTGAGTTCTGTACCATCCTGGGCATAGACGATCCGCTTTGCTTGGCCATGCTGGCCAATGGCAAGGATCTTCCACCAACTGGCAGCATACTGGAAAGCTCTGCTGAACCTGAGCTGAAGCATAGCCCAAAGGAAGTGCCTGTAGAGGAGAGCTGCACGTTTCCAGAGCCTTTGGCAACGCCGCCCAAACGTAAACTTAATCTGTCGCTGCCAGCGccgactgcagcagcagagccgGACAGAAATGTCATTGACCTGCCAGATGAAGTGGACGAAGAGCCGGCGCCTCCTTTAAATGATTCGGACGATTCAAAAATTGAAGAGAGCACTGTAAATATTTCCATTTGTGGTAGTCCCAATCTCAAGAAGCTCAAGAGACGAAATCAAAGCATCTACCAAGCTGAAGATGAcgattga